A single genomic interval of Dysidea avara chromosome 6, odDysAvar1.4, whole genome shotgun sequence harbors:
- the LOC136258737 gene encoding fatty-acid amide hydrolase 2-like gives MPLFITVTLVLWRVFCLLRFLHGVVFFWRKKPQIPNKQWNDPSHAKLLMLSAKQAAAEIRNGHITSQELVKCYIDRMKAVNPYINAAICYRFEEAMNKAQEVDKILAGQSIPEEYSEEKKPLLGVPCTIKESQSMIGMPHTGGLYKRKGVTASVDSPVVRRIKDAGGIPIASTNCSELCMWYESSNNVYGTTNNPYNIDCMVGGSSGGEGSINGAACSIFGIGSDIGGSVRMPCFFCGVFGHKHSPYFTPNGDEFPPTCGEACAYLARSPMCRYAIDLPFVLDVMAGNAIENSSSLTSKIAAVDITKLSFFSIANDGGSWYSSPVEPQLVDAQCGVVDHLRSHYGVDVKETKLRKFRYSVNMWLTGLEENDSGPPFCAYMANLEGSAKPFWEFAKWLVGMSPHTIPCIGLGAIETLTSYTKSRKQLDKVKGITERLKAELEDLLGPNGILIYPSHPTVAPPHHRAIYTPFNFGYTAVFNILGFPATQIPLGLDSKGLPLGAQIVSTVGNDHLTIAVAMELEKTMSKCGWVCPPRFSLD, from the coding sequence ATGCCACTGTTTATCACAGTCACCTTGGTTCTCTGGCGTGTGTTCTGTTTGCTCCGCTTTCTACATGGGGTTGTCTTCTTCTGGAGAAAGAAGCCCCAAATACCAAACAAGCAATGGAATGATCCTTCTCATGCTAAGCTACTTATGTTGTCAGCTAAACAAGCTGCAGCAGAGATACGTAATGGGCACATCACTTCACAGGAGCTAGTAAAATGTTACATTGATCGAATGAAGGCTGTCAACCCGTACATCAATGCAGCCATCTGCTACCGGTTTGAGGAAGCTATGAACAAGGCCCAAGAAGTGGATAAGATTCTAGCTGGACAGAGTATACCAGAGGAATACTCAGAAGAGAAAAAGCCACTACTAGGTGTACCATGTACCATCAAGGAGTCCCAGTCTATGATAGGAATGCCTCATACAGGCGGCTTGTACAAGAGAAAAGGAGTAACAGCAAGTGTGGATTCTCCTGTCGTGCGTAGAATAAAAGATGCTGGTGGTATTCCCATTGCTAGTACTAACTGTAGTGAGTTGTGCATGTGGTACGAGTCAAGTAACAATGTATATGGAACAACTAATAATCCCTACAACATTGACTGTATGGTTGGTGGAAGCTCTGGTGGAGAAGGGTCAATAAATGGAGCTGCCTGTTCAATTTTTGGCATCGGCAGTGACATTGGTGGAAGTGTTCGTATGCCTTGTTTCTTCTGTGGTGTATTTGGTCACAAACATTCACCATATTTTACCCCTAATGGTGACGAATTCCCTCCCACGTGTGGCGAAGCTTGTGCCTACTTGGCAAGGAGTCCCATGTGCAGATATGCCATTGATCTGCCGTTTGTCCTGGACGTAATGGCTGGTAATGCCATAGAAAATTCATCATCTCTCACATCCAAAATTGCTGCAGTTGACATTACCAAGTTATCTTTCTTCAGCATAGCTAATGATGGTGGATCATGGTACTCCAGTCCAGTTGAACCACAACTGGTAGATGCTCAGTGTGGAGTAGTGGACCATTTGAGGAGTCACTATGGAGTTGACGTAAAGGAAACAAAACTACGCAAATTTCGGTACTCAGTAAACATGTGGCTAACAGGACTTGAAGAGAATGATAGTGGTCCTCCATTTTGCGCATACATGGCCAATCTTGAAGGATCGGCAAAACCTTTTTGGGAATTTGCCAAGTGGTTAGTGGGTATGTCACCTCACACAATTCCTTGTATTGGACTTGGTGCTATTGAGACACTGACATCTTACACAAAATCAAGAAAACAACTTGACAAGGTTAAGGGAATCACAGAACGGTTGAAAGCTGAGCTGGAAGACTTGCTGGGCCCGAACGGAATTCTAATATATCCGTCACATCCTACAGTAGCACCACCACACCACAGAGCTATTTATACTCCGTTTAACTTTGGTTATACTGCTGTGTTTAACATACTAGGATTTCCGGCAACTCAAATCCCCCTGGGGCTTGATTCAAAGGGGCTTCCCCTTGGTGCTCAGATAGTGTCAACTGTTGGAAATGATCACCTAACTATTGCTGTTGCCATGGAGTTAGAGAAGACGATGTCTAAGTGTGGGTGGGTGTGCCCCCCAAGATTTTCACTAGATTGA
- the LOC136258738 gene encoding threonylcarbamoyl-AMP synthase-like: protein MANVIKVNTQSDESIIECLPAACEVLDKGGVIAMPTDTIYGVAAKVSVTAGIQRIYNLKGRDQSKPLAICCSDISQITRWSNCSIGEDILKELLPGPFTLILERSTKLNPDLNPGVQSVGIRIPDSALCIKLVAQLGEPIALTSANISGKSSAISIEEFKELWSEVDVILDGGPCNQQEDRRGSTIIDFTVPGKFSIVRVGSLCDETVKLLTEKYGMQNITRQ, encoded by the exons ATGGCTAATGTCATCAAAGTGAACACACAA AGCGATGAGAGTATCATTGAGTGTTTGCCTGCTGCCTGTGAGGTGTTGGATAAGGGTGGAGTTATTGCCATGCCAACtgataccatatatggtgttgCAGCTAAAGTATCTGTTACAGCTGGAATTCAACGGATATATAACTTGAAGGGAAGAGACCAGAGCAAACCATTAGCTATTTGCTGTAGTGATATATCTCAGATAACCAG ATGGTCAAATTGTTCCATTGGAGAGGACATATTGAAGGAGCTGCTACCAGGTCCATTTACACTGATCCTTGAGAGAAGCACAAAACTCAATCCTGACCTCAACCCTGGTGTACAGTCGGTTGGCATCAGGATCCCTGATAGTGCACTGTGTATTAAACTGGTGGCTCAACTTGGTGAACCAATAGCTCTGACTAGCGCTAACATCAGTGGCAAGTCCAGTGCTATTAGCATTGAG GAGTTTAAAGAGTTATGGTCTGAAGTTGATGTTATTCTTGATGGTGGTCCATGTAATCAACAAGAGGATAGAAGAGGATCAACAATCATTGACTTCACTGTACCAGGAAAATTTTCGATCGTCAGAGTGGGATC CCTTTGTGATGAGACAGTCAAGTTGCTAACAGAGAAATATGGAATGCAGAATATTACTAGACAATAA
- the LOC136259282 gene encoding metabotropic glutamate receptor 3-like — MYSSLLCPALLLLLVVNSGCCDRHMVTYTGPTGTNVNGTSNGYRYGDIVLAGLFPIHQNENGECGQVLDLGIQRQEAMVFAIKRINADSTILPNFTLGFDIRDTCVNQEIALQHSLDFLNVAVGELTAQKKGITGVVGAASSQVSIYVANLLRLFEIPQISYASTAGVLSDKTRYEYFLRTVPPDSLQARAMADLVYHHNWTYVSLINTDDAYGKDGIEAFKVELEKHNNVTNQTFCIAAEAELSLIATAEEYDKAIYKLFDQQFTSNATVAVIFGQLVTAEGILEAFQRNRDAIPSLKDKCITWIASDAWGDQIDPKHYPAAHGMISIIPTKYPYPEFDEYFLSLNPTNNYQNPWFTEYWENVFNCSMNNNSNLPVCDVEHQKLGENYKQNSKVPFTIDAIYAFAYALHKLVKECKGTNCKNDIDSSGIIAGKVLLNELHETRFTPLKTDAPQLEFDQNGDILGEGYGIYNLQLQPGHNNYTYIKVGHWKVMTGLQFQDHVSIEWSHNYTTPTSICSEPCGKGKHPTSIEDQSKCCWQCEDCGNREVSNGTVCVKCKVGYIPNKERSRCMEIPPTYITWSTGWAIFACILCMLGIILTASIGILFITKWNNSTVKASSRELSTILLGGLLLCYITPFFYIARPTHITCGIQQFSLGFSFCICYAAILVKTNRLYRIFHLQNKTAVAMISWKSQVLFTAALVLIQCLINGIWLVVVPPAPQYSYTENSVELTCAEASSYRSSIVALGYNGLLLVVGTIYAIRARNIPADYNEVKYINGLMIITCIIWLIYIPTNFATAQQATNYQTGSHILAIVVSATTILGALFFPKVYFIFRKEAKAATVPAAYTQPRLNSLVSMKSYGKL, encoded by the coding sequence ATGTACAGCAGTTTATTGTGTCCTGCATTGCTACTGCTACTGGTTGTGAATTCAGGATGCTGTGACAGACACATGGTTACGTATACTGGTCCAACTGGTACAAACGTCAATGGCACTTCTAATGGATATCGATATGGTGATATTGTGTTAGCTGGCTTGTTTCCCATACACCAGAATGAAAATGGAGAATGTGGACAAGTATTGGACCTTGGTATACAGCGACAAGAGGCTATGGTTTTTGCCATCAAGAGAATTAATGCTGATAGCACCATCCTGCCCAACTTTACACTGGGGTTTGACATCAGGGACACTTGTGTGAACCAGGAAATAGCTCTCCAGCACTCACTAGATTTCTTAAATGTTGCTGTCGGTGAGCTCACTGCTCAGAAGAAAGGAATTACTGGTGTCGTCGGAGCTGCTAGTAGTCAGGTGTCAATATATGTTGCTAACTTATTAAGATTGTTTGAGATACCTCAGATAAGTTATGCATCCACAGCTGGAGTATTAAGTGACAAGACTAGATACGAGTACTTCCTTCGTACGGTTCCCCCAGATTCACTGCAAGCACGTGCAATGGCTGATTTGGTTTACCATCACAACTGGACCTATGTCTCACTAATAAACACTGATGATGCTTACGGCAAAGATGGTATAGAAGCGTTTAAGGTTGAACTTGAGAAGCATAACAACGTCACTAACCAGACATTCTGTATAGCAGCTGAAGCTGAACTATCTTTAATAGCAACTGCTGAGGAATATGACAAAGCTATATACAAGCTGTTTGATCAACAATTCACTAGTAATGCAACCGTGGCTGTCATCTTTGGTCAGTTAGTAACTGCTGAAGGCATCTTGGAAGCATTCCAGAGAAACCGTGATGCAATCCCCAGCCTGAAGGACAAGTGTATTACATGGATTGCTAGTGATGCATGGGGTGACCAGATAGATCCCAAACACTACCCAGCTGCTCATGGAATGATAAGCATAATTCCAACAAAATACCCTTATCCAGAATTTGATGAATATTTTTTGTCTCTTAATCCCACGAACAATTACCAAAATCCTTGGTTTACTGAGTACTGGGAAAATGTATTTAACTGTTCAatgaacaacaacagcaacttgCCAGTTTGTGATGTGGAGCACCAGAAGCTTGGAGaaaactacaaacaaaatagcAAGGTCCCATTTACCATTGATGCCATCTATGCATTTGCTTATGCCCTACATAAACTTGTTAAAGAATGCAAAGGAACAAACTGTAAAAATGATATAGATTCTTCTGGAATAATTGCAGGAAAAGTGTTACTGAACGAACTGCATGAGACTCGCTTCACACCACTAAAAACAGATGCACCACAACTAGAGTTTGATCAAAACGGAGACATCCTTGGAGAGGGTTATGGAATTTACAATTTACAGCTACAACCAGGTCATAACAATTACACTTACATTAAAGTAGGTCACTGGAAAGTAATGACAGGGCTGCAGTTTCAAGATCACGTCTCAATTGAATGGAGTCACAACTATACTACACCAACATCTATATGCAGTGAACCTTGTGGAAAAGGCAAGCATCCTACCAGTATTGAAGACCAATCCAAGTGCTGTTGGCAATGTGAAGACTGCGGCAACAGAGAAgttagcaatggcacagtgtgCGTGAAATGTAAAGTTGGGTACATTCCTAACAAGGAGCGAAGCAGGTGTATGGAAATACCTCCAACTTATATAACCTGGAGTACTGGCTGGGCTATCTTTGCATGTATTCTCTGTATGTTGGGGATTATACTTACTGCCAGTATTGGTATATTGTTTATAACAAAATGGAACAATTCCACAGTCAAGGCATCCAGTAGAGAACTAAGCACCATATTATTGGGAGGACTACTACTTTGCTATATTACTCCATTCTTCTATATCGCTCGCCCTACACATATTACATGTGGTATTCAGCAGTTTTCACTTGGATTTTCTTTCTGCATTTGTTATGCTGCAATTCTGGTGAAGACAAATCGTTTATATCGCATTTTCCACCTTCAAAACAAGACAGCTGTGGCAATGATTAGTTGGAAAAGTCAGGTACTGTTTACTGCAGCTCTAGTCTTGATACAGTGCCTGATCAATGGTATATGGTTAGTGGTGGTACCACCAGCACCACAATACTCATATACTGAGAATAGTGTAGAACTAACTTGTGCTGAGGCTTCATCTTATCGGAGTTCAATCGTGGCACTAGGATACAACGGACTACTACTGGTTGTCGGTACAATATACGCAATACGTGCAAGAAATATACCAGCCGATTACAATGAAGTCAAGTACATCAATGGGTTGATGATAATCACGTGTATTATCTGGCTGATATACATCCCTACCAACTTTGCTACTGCCCAACAAGCAACTAACTATcaaactgggtcacatatattagcCATTGTTGTTAGTGCTACAACTATCTTGGGTGCCCTGTTTTTCCCTAAAGTGTATTTTATCTTTCGGAAGGAAGCTAAAGCTGCCACAGTGCCAGCTGCGTACACACAGCCACGTCTAAACAGTCTCGTCTCAATGAAATCATATGGTAAGCTCTGA